A genomic region of Leptospira saintgironsiae contains the following coding sequences:
- a CDS encoding SAM-dependent methyltransferase, producing the protein MEFTIRPIAKVSNSRSEIQDDYWAEIVSEIELEDNIPTESLDGIETFSHLEIIYIFHKAVGSEPVLGSEHPRENKRWPKVGIFAQRKKNRPNHIGSTIVELLRRDGKKLLVKYLDAIDGTPVVDIKPVMREFLPMSGISQPDWSKELMINYWE; encoded by the coding sequence ATGGAATTTACGATTCGGCCGATCGCAAAGGTCTCAAACTCAAGATCAGAGATACAGGATGATTACTGGGCGGAAATTGTTTCTGAGATCGAGTTAGAAGATAATATTCCTACTGAGTCTTTGGATGGGATCGAAACATTCTCTCATTTGGAAATCATCTATATCTTTCATAAAGCAGTTGGATCTGAACCAGTATTGGGAAGTGAACATCCGAGAGAAAATAAAAGATGGCCTAAGGTTGGGATTTTTGCCCAAAGAAAGAAAAATCGGCCTAACCATATAGGTTCTACGATCGTGGAACTTCTGAGAAGGGATGGCAAAAAACTTTTAGTGAAATATTTGGATGCAATTGATGGAACTCCGGTCGTGGATATAAAACCAGTGATGAGGGAATTCCTACCTATGTCTGGGATCTCTCAACCAGATTGGTCCAAAGAATTGATGATAAATTATTGGGAGTAA
- the sppA gene encoding signal peptide peptidase SppA produces MDRNRIALAVTFVVTILSLFVGLINLVSNVSSSKLTKVDAGSGFGTDRLGAALVKIEGEIHSGRSSYDSAGAQTILEQLRSIEDDSNIVGILVEINSPGGSVGASQEIYKELMYLRKEKNKKVVVSMKDIAASGGYYIASAADKIYALGGTLTGSIGVIAIAPNIKGLLERYGVKVRTFKEGKYKDSLSLFRDNTPEEDAMIQKMLSDTYEEFIEDVAKGRNQTVKFVEALAEGRIYSGQDAFRNKLVDDIGGRREALAELSKLCNYDGTLPLFEEEVNPWDRFFQLMQAKSGGFFSEEKAFLQELKRSPVLVLYPHSMAW; encoded by the coding sequence GTGGACCGAAATCGTATCGCATTAGCAGTCACCTTTGTAGTCACCATCCTCTCCTTGTTCGTTGGACTTATTAATTTAGTATCCAATGTGTCTTCTTCCAAACTTACGAAAGTAGATGCAGGTTCCGGATTCGGGACAGACAGATTGGGAGCCGCTCTGGTCAAGATAGAAGGAGAGATCCACTCCGGACGCTCCAGCTATGATTCCGCAGGAGCCCAAACAATCCTAGAACAACTTAGATCGATAGAAGACGATTCTAATATTGTAGGTATCTTAGTAGAGATCAATTCTCCAGGTGGATCCGTTGGCGCTTCTCAAGAGATCTATAAAGAATTAATGTATCTCCGAAAAGAGAAAAACAAAAAGGTCGTGGTGTCCATGAAGGATATCGCAGCTTCCGGCGGATATTATATAGCTTCTGCAGCGGATAAGATTTACGCGTTAGGCGGAACCTTGACTGGATCCATAGGAGTTATCGCAATCGCACCTAATATCAAAGGACTTTTAGAAAGATACGGAGTCAAGGTCCGCACTTTTAAAGAAGGAAAATATAAGGACTCACTTTCACTTTTCAGAGATAACACTCCTGAAGAAGATGCAATGATCCAAAAAATGCTCTCCGATACATACGAAGAATTTATAGAAGATGTAGCTAAAGGAAGAAACCAAACAGTAAAATTTGTAGAGGCTCTCGCGGAAGGAAGGATCTATTCCGGGCAAGATGCATTCCGAAACAAATTGGTAGATGATATTGGTGGTAGAAGGGAAGCATTAGCAGAACTTTCCAAACTTTGTAATTATGACGGAACTCTTCCTTTATTCGAAGAAGAAGTAAATCCTTGGGATAGATTTTTCCAACTGATGCAGGCAAAGTCTGGAGGATTTTTCAGTGAAGAAAAAGCATTTCTCCAAGAACTCAAACGTTCTCCTGTTTTAGTTTTATATCCACATTCGATGGCATGGTAA